One part of the Glycine soja cultivar W05 chromosome 11, ASM419377v2, whole genome shotgun sequence genome encodes these proteins:
- the LOC114373180 gene encoding uncharacterized protein LOC114373180: protein MELSPMLYELQDFVDCYSDLGLGSINTHGPLYTWTNGRVWSKLDRALCNQAWFNSFGNSACEVMEFISISDHTPLVVTTELVVPRGNSPFKFNNAIVDHPNFLRIVADGWKQNIHGCSMFKVCKKLKALKAPLKNLFKQEFSNISNRVELAEAEYNSVLNSLKQNPQDSSLLALANRTRGQTIMLRKAESMKFAQLIKNKYLLQADKCSKFFHALIKHNRHNRFIAAIRLENGHNTSSQDEIALAFVNHFRNLFSAHELTQTPSISICNRGPKVPTDCFAALLCPTS from the coding sequence ATGGAGCTGAGCCCAATGCTTTATGAGTTGCAAGATTTTGTTGATTGCTATTCTGACCTGGGGTTGGGAAGCATCAACACTCATGGCCCCTTGTACACGTGGACTAATGGCAGGGTGTGGAGCAAACTGGACAGAGCTTTATGTAACCAGGCCTGGTTCAATTCCTTTGGAAATTCTGCTTGTGAAGTTATGgagtttatttctatttcagACCATACTCCTCTAGTTGTCACCACTGAGTTGGTAGTGCCTAGAGGTAATTCTCCATTTAAATTCAACAATGCTATTGTGGATCATCCAAATTTCTTAAGAATTGTTGCAGATGGCTGGAAGCAAAATATTCATGGCTGTAGCATGTTCAAGGTCTGTAAGAAATTGAAAGCTCTTAAAGCTCCCTTGAAGAATCTTTTTAAGCAGGAGTTCAGCAACATCTCCAACCGAGTGGAGCTAGCTGAGGCTGAATATAACAGTGTGCTTAATTCTCTAAAGCAAAATCCTCAGGACTCTTCCCTTCTTGCTCTGGCAAACCGCACTAGAGGGCAAACCATTATGCTTAGAAAAGCGGAGTCTATGAAATTTGCTCAGCTcatcaaaaacaaatatctCCTGCAGGCTGATAAATGCTCCAAATTCTTTCATGCTTTAATCAAGCACAACAGACACAACCGGTTTATTGCTGCCATAAGGCTAGAGAATGGGCATAACACTTCCTCCCAAGATGAAATTGCCCTTGCTTTTGTAAATCACTTTAGGAATTTGTTTAGTGCTCATGAGCTGACCCAAACTCCTTCCATTTCGATCTGCAATAGGGGTCCTAAGGTTCCCACCGATTGCTTTGCGGCCTTACTTTGTCCTACTTCTTAG